The genomic segment cATTCATAAGATACAAACACACACTTGTAAGatcaagtgatttttttttagtttaacgtggatatccgggtcagcttgcgtaaACCTCTTTGGACAGATGGTTACATGTCGAGCTTGCGGGTTGGGCTGGAACCCGAAATTAAAATTGAGTtgtgttgaagaaaaaattcaagaaaaaaaatcttggtgtgACTTGGCAAGACTCGGTTGAAAATTCAGTTACAACccgttaatttttattttattttttactaaaataatatcgttttgattttttttttaaaaaattgacttaAACAACCTAATAACttgattaaaatctaaaattcagatttttaatCAGGCCAACCATCAAGCCGGATCTAAAAACTATACCACgaataataaacaaaacaataagtgatattttaataaatagacGGATGTTATTCAAAGGCTAGCAAGGAAAATAGAAAGGAAGGACTACTTTATTTCACATGGGAAatagcaaagaaaagaaaaatgatattttaataaatagacGACGTGAGTTCAGCCTTTTCAAGaccatgaataataataaaaaaacaataagtgatttttttaataatgtagaCGATGTGAGGCTGCCtttttttctcatgaaacaTCATATCATGAGGTAATTAATAGTGATTTTTGTCTTCAAAAAGGACAAGTGTCACCTTTAGATTCCAATCAGGACATGAACTGATCTATGGACTTAGGGTTTGTGTTTGACCTTGTCCGAAGGAAGGAAAGCTAGTAGGCTGCTGCGCTACTTGTATAGACCACCGGACGCGGAGTTCGATGGTTAATGTTGCCCATTAAGACACACCTAATCTTTtccagttattattattattataaacctATCTTCAGACATGCCCATTTCTTTCTTCGACCTTCCACATTTACCCCCCCTGTACTTGATTTTTTCCTCTCCATGCCCCTCTTCCTCCATGGTCATTTTCACTTAAAAAGTTGCTACATCTAGGATTCAATCCGAAAAGGATTTGGATTATCGTATTAACCCGAGGATTATTGggttacttgtttttttattaaaataattttaatgttagtTTAATAGATTAATTTCCTGACTCAATCGAATTTGACCGGATCATCTATTAAAAAGAGACAAACTAAAaccctatttatttttacattttaaaaatatttttaaaataataataatttttttattttaaaataatatttttaatattttatatcgttttaatatgttgatgttaataataatttttaaaaataaaaaaattattttaatatatttttaactaaaaactactttaaaaatcaaacaaaaatttataactGTATTTAACCTTGAAAGagaaatcacaaataaaaaataaattaaattcccacccttttttattttggaacaTGCTGTCACTTTGTGAAGTTTCTAAATCGATATGATAGTTGCGTTATTCAAGGATCCAAACCCACGAACACTTGTTTCTAAAAACTTCCATTgatttaattgctttttttgaCAATTCTTCCTAAAATCAGCGAATCAAATAACCAATGCTAAGTCGTTTTAATCGAGGTAAAAGTATCTACCACTAATTTTAGTTTGTAAAGGTGCTAAATTTTATTTAGCTTTAGGTgtcttttagtaattttatttatctacaaaaaatatttcagcCATTAATTATTATACTCAGTTAAACTTAGCTTATCAGCTTGATCTAAtaagttaatttgaaaaatctaaaattttcatctagtttaaattttaagttaaattaaaaaatattatcttaataaaaCTTGATTGATTCAATAgagtttataataatataaatgacCCGATTTAAACCAACCCGGCCATCTCTAtccaatttttattaaaaaaataaaagacaaagcaaatgtatttttcttaaaaaaagtgtAGTCACAGGTTgattaaattaaaccaaatagtTTCCCAAggcaattataaaaaatatataagttacAACAAGTAAATGGGGACAATTGAaagatgattaaaaaacaaattaaattccaaaaataGCATGGTGTAACACTAAAGAAATTGGATAGAAATGTAAGGATAGAAATAGAATTGTAGAATCATTACATTGAAAATGTGAGATAAAAGATGATAATTATGAAACTAATACTATAAATGGAATTTAACTACATCACCCACCATCATTCCTCTCTCACCTCCAATTGTTTGGTATGTTAGCTCTTTTAGGAGACAAACCCGGCATCATCGAAACCTGTTCTTGTTGAATCTTTACCCAaacaagggaaagaaaaaagggggaaggaaaaatcccaaaaagaaagaaagtggaAGGAACAAATTAAAGGCAAGCATTGATCACCAACTTCTCCTTTTGCTCTCCCCTTCAATCTAACAGCAAAACTCTACTAAACATTGTTCTTTTCAAAAAACTAGAAACAGCCCATTTCACCAAACCATCACAGCAAAATAGGACACACAACACGTAAACAATctcaagaaacaaacaaaacaaaacagataCAGCTTGTTGTCTTTGTCTTTGTCTTGATGGTTCCCTTCCAAGTCTCCCCTTTTCTTGGTTTGCTGCAAAAATGCAGATGTTGTTCTTGAAAACTAGTACGAAACAACGACAATGAGAGATGGAGAAGGGAGGAGAGAGAACAAAGAATGAGTCTCTGTAGGTAGGTAGAAAGAGAGAAATGAGCATAGAGAACATTGGCATAATAAAGGCATGGGAAGCAAAACTTAGGAAATCGcaagcaacaaagaagaagaaaaacaacagTGTCTTTCTCACCATGATGTCAGCAGCAGTAGCTCATGTAGATGATGATGATCCTCCTTGTAAAGAACCTGTATACCATGCAGAAAAGGCCCTTTGTAATGGTGATTTCTACACAGGCCTATGGCTTGACAACCTCCCTCATGGACATGGAAAATATCTTTGGACAGATGGTTGCATGTATCTTGGTGAATGGTATAAAGGTAAAACAATGGGAAAGGGTAAATTTGGTTGGTTTTCTGGTGCTACCTACGAGGGTGATTTCAAGGGGGGTTATATGGATGGTAGGGGGACCTTTACAGGTTCTTCAGGTGATGCTTATAGAGGTTACTGGGTTATGAATTTGAGACATGGACAAGGTACACAGAGTTATGCAAATGGTGATTGTTATGATGGTGATTGGAGAAGAGGTTCACAAGATGGACATGGAAGGTACCAATGGAATACTTCGAATCGTTATATTGGTCAATGGAAGAGTGGGTtgatgaatggtaatggaactATGATTTGGAGCAATGGGAATAGGTATGATGGGTTTTGGCAAGATGGACTGCCTAAAGGAAATGGGAGTTTTAGATGGTCAGACGGAAATTTTTATGTGGGTTTTTGGAGTAAAGATCCTAATGAGCAAAATGGGACTTATTATCCATCTGGGTCTGCGTCAGGGAGTTTGGATTGGGATCCCCAGGAGGTGTTTTTGGATTTGAACGATTGCAAGATTTCTACTTGTGAAAAGATGTCAATTTTTCCATCGCAAAAAATGTTGAATTGGTCTGGGGTTCTTGATCAAGGGAATGCTAATCCAGTGAAAGGAAATGGTGGTGAAGGAAGGCTCAGGAGGATATCAGTGGATGGGAGGCTGAGTAACTACAGCGTGGCTTCATTGGATGGCTGTGATGTTTATAGTGGTGGGGTTGATGGGGATTTGAGGGATGTAGACGAAGGGTTTGGAAATCTCCAAGTTGAAGAATTGGATCCAAAAATATCTAAATGGAGAACACAGCCTGTGAAGAAGCAAGGGGAAACAATATCAAAAGGGCATAAGAATTATGAACTCATGCTCAATCTGCAGTTGGGAATAAGGTACTTGGGATTTGGTAAATGCTTCTTTGTTTCCTCTTTTCCATCTTATTGCTCTGCTCTATCAAGCATTGGCTGTAACAATTTGGTATGATGCCTTTTCGAGTCCAAACGCGTTCTTCTATATATGCCAAAACTAATGCCTTTTTCTTCTGTTGGTAATGTATTCAATATCAAATTTTGCTTGGCATATAGTTTAGCGCTTCACAAATTTTGTATTCTTGATAGCTAATCTGTACTAGCAAATTGTTCTGTTGCAAAGTTTCCATAAACGCTCTTTTCCTGCTCTATTCTGCCTCtcaatgtgtgtgtgtgatggcATTTGTCATGTTTTacataatcttgatttttagaTATGCTCCCAACTCCCAGTTGGTGGCAATCAATAGATCATCCTATATCCTGATAAAACATTTGTGATTGGGCAGACATTCGGTGGGACGGCCTGCTCCAGCTATATCTCTTGATCTGAAGTCGTCGGCATTTGATCCCAAAGAAAAAGTTTGGACTAAATTTCCATCAGAGGGATCCAAGCACACCCCACCTCACCAGTCTTCTGAGTTCAAATGGAAGGATTATTGCCCTGTAGTTTTCAGGTCATGTTCTTTTTACACAAGCGCCATGCCAAACACACCTTTTAGCCAGGGTTAATTAGACCTgaaaaatgatttcaatttaatcctgcATGTGTATATTTGTGATTCATGGAACATTTCATTGGATAGCTGACTGCCCTAGCCTGGCACGCTTATCTCTTAGCATCATCATTCTCTCTTCAGTTGGTATAAATAAGGGCTGACAGTTGCTGATGATCCTATTTTCAGGACTCTTAGGAAATTGTTCAATGTGGATGCAGCTGATTACATGTTATCGATATGTGGGAATGATGCACTTAGGGAACTCTCATCCCCGGGAAAAAGTGGAAGCTTTTTTTACCTGACAAATGATGATCGCTACATGATAAAGACAATAAAGAAGGCAGAAGTAAAAGTTAGTGTCATCGTTCTTcactttgttttccttttgaacTTGAGATATATAAGCTTTAATTTCCACTTCCATGATTAAGTTCTACGATAATTTGCAATCTTTGCAACAACTTTATGGTGTATCATGAATTTGGCATTCATGATTGGGcgctgttttgtttttgtggtgtaaaagcgttttttaaaaaaattgaatgttttttcttgtttcaaattatttttttagtatttttaggttattttaatatgttgatatcaaaaataattttttttaaattgaaaaaaatattattttaatgtatttacaagcaaaaaacactttgaaaaacaaccactactaTAATGCGATACGGGCTTCAAGTAGTTCACCATCGTATCACGTTTTGTCTACAATTTCAGAATGAATCCTCCATTTTCTAAGTTATTCTGCGTGATTCTATAACACAAGGATTCTTATGCTTTGCCTTCTCTGGCTAATGTACTTGCAGGTCTTCTTGAGGATGCTGCCAGCCTACTATAATCATGTTCGGTCTTTTGAGAACACTCTAGTAACCAAATTTTATGGTCTTCATTGCGTAAAATTAACAGGGCCGAATCAGAAGAAGGTAATGTGAAGGGCATAAAACTCCAATTTTTGGTAGAAACATTTGTCCAACTCCTGAATCTTTGATGAAATCAATCTTCATTTGGGACAGGTCCGATTTGTCATTATGGGGAATCTGTTTTGTTCTGAATTTTCTATTCATCGGCGCTTTGACTTAAAAGGCTCGTCCCACGGTCGCATGACTTCTAAACCTGAGTCAGAAATTGATCCAACAACAACCCTCAAGGACCTTGATCTCAATTACATATTTCGGTTGCAGAAATCTTGGTTCCAAGAGTTTTGCAGGTGAAATGACGTCTCTTATCTTAGTTCAAATTCTGTTTTTATCCTATAATTTTCTGATCACAATAGCTTTGTGTGAaccattcaacttttttttattgtttatatcaGTATCCTGAAGTGTCCCTTCATGCAGGCAAGTGGACAGAGATTGTGACTTCCTTGAACAGGAGAGAATAATGGACTACAGTCTTTTGGTTGGTCTACACTTTCGAGAAGCTTCATACAAGGAATCCCTCACACCCCCTCGTACTTCTGGAGTTCGGACTCCCACTGGAATTCGCACTCCTACTGGAGTTCGGACTCCCAATGGACTTAGAACTCCCACCGGACTTCACAGTCCTACAGGTATTTCTTTTCATATGTAAATTCACTGCTAATTCTAATTTTAGTACAAATGTTTGCCTAATGAATGAAACTGTATCTTCTCTGTGTCTTTAGGAATGGGAGATGAAACTGAATCGGGAGCTCCACGCCTTTCCAGAGTGGATTTGGATAAGCTTTTCATCGATCCCACTcggtaaaataaatcttaagCATTGAGCTAAAGTTCTGTCTTTACTGTTAACGTCTTGCAGAGTCCCAACCGCCAAGTGATACCAGATTGTTTGATTAGTACACTTTCTTTGCGCTTAATGTAATCTTGAATCCAAACACCATAATTGGCTTATCTCATTCATTCTGAATGTTTTGTGCAGGTGGGCTTCCATTAAATTAGGTATAAACATGCCGGCAAGGGTTGAAAAGACAGCCAGGAGAAGAGATGGTGAAGCTCAGCTAATTGGGGAACCAACTGGGGTGTCATATGAAGTCGTCCTATTTTTCGGTATCATAGACATTCTACAAGACTATGATATAAGCAAAAAGCTCGAGCACGCATACAAGTCCATGCAGTATGATCCAACTTCAATCTCTGCTGTTGATCCAAAGCAATACTCAAAACGCTTTCGGGATTTCATCTTCAGAGTATTTGCAGAAGACGCTTGAAGGGTATAGATTGATTAGAATCGTCATTTCGCAACCCGTGGCCATATATGTGCTTAGCTAGAGATGAGAGTACTTAAATGTAGACTAAAGGTTACTGTTTCACCATCTATTTGACCGCAGGGAATGATTTGTTGCAGCTGGGAATAGGTTTTCTGAAATCGGGCATTGTATATTTCCCCTCACCATCATATCTACTAACTTAGTTACATACGATATATCATAGGAAAGGTATATACCAGAGCTACTCGAGCTTGTTTCAAGTGTAAATGAGTTAACCAGGTGGAGTACTTACTTGTattgaaattgattctttttggACCTAATATTTTTCCCCGCAAGGCGAGAAGTTTCTGGGTTCAGAATCAAACTATGTACAGAAGGGAAGTGAAATGGAACAAACTTCTGAGTCTTTGAATCTTTAAATGAAACTCTTTGTCGATGAAGATGGATCATCataagatttttctttataCGATGAAAATTATAATCAATCCAGGCTATCCACTTTATGgatgaaaaatcaacaatttatttcctaaaaacaattgttttctttatgCCAGAATGTTTTGGAAGAGAAACTGGGAAGTTGAAGTAGAAAATGTGATCATACCAATCGAAGAACAGTTCTGAGAACTGAAGGAATGAGGAAACGAAACTGCAGGAGCACAAGACTTGTCTTGAAATCAAAGAGCAGATACTTTAGATTAATCATTAACTCAATCTAAGCGCAAATTCGCCATCCAATCTGTTCACATTTTGCTGTAAACAGTCGTTCGTGGAAATACAGTTTCAGACTAATGATAGATATTCTGTCAGCACATGAACAGTCATTCTTAGATTATATAGAATCACATCATAAAATGCAGCTAGATCATGCTTGATACATCAGAAATACATACAAAAGTACAACAATAGGTAAAAGCAGATGAACAAGGAAACGAATTCCCGTATAAGAAAGCATGGACATGGATTTTACTAAATGTTTTGATAAACTGGAACCactttcaatatataatttctgGAAAAGGCTCTTGAGTGCACTGGGAGACTCAAGATTGATAAATCTAGAGACTACAGCAGACCGAAATTCGCAAATCCTATTCGTCCTCACACTTGCCTTCCTGATATGTGTGACTACTGACTACTGGAACTGCTTGATCCTTTCACTTGTGTGCGCGTTTGCCTATTTATTATCACACAACATAATTTAAGGCTGCAATTCTGTCGTTCTTTTCATTCTAAGGATAATAATCCATCTCTAGTTGCTATCAACTTTTCAAAGACATCAAGAGTGCCTTTGCAGCACGTAGCTGGATAGAAACAGATCATGTAAGGGGATGTAGACAACATAGTTGGCCCACCAATATCAATCTGTAGTGTTGAGGCTGTCAAAATTTCCAATATATCACTGTATGGGATACAGCCTCTCATAGATTGCAAGGAACCATGTCAACAAAACTTGACCACCTATAAGATCCTGTTTCTAGACATGGCATGTCAAAGAAGTTATGTTGTCTAGCCAGAATGGAGGCATTTACAGAACGCTCCACGTAGGATCCCTGCCAAATTGGTCATTGTGCCATCGGCTTAAGCTTTTACAATTTTCCATATGGTTACCGACAATCACTTTAAGATGAACAGAATAAGTCTTCCTATTCGAAGGAAATCTATAACAGCAAGAAATGGAGTCTATATTTACCAGtgttgtgaaaaaaaaacatatagcaaTTATCTATGAATATTACATtagaaaagaaactagaaaaaacacAAGATTTAAAACGTCGCAGCAATGTATTTATATTCATATGAATAAGTGATGAGTTtaaaggtttttgtttttcaatatattaaaataaaattatataatatatatttataatagacTTTAAACCGCCTAAAAAATCCTAATCATTCAAAaagtattaataattattttaatatccttTAAAGCCTGCAGCATCTGGCTATGAGCTGCAAACCACACCAACCAGCATCAGGAGGAGGCAACGAGAATGATCCAAACTGCTCGGTTTCAAAATTGAAGTGCACGTTAGATTTCCAAGATCACTCTTCGCAAACCAATGAAGGGATCCATTGATAAATGCTGAATCATACCTATGAGTATCGAAAACTTCCCTGGCTGCCTTACTAATTCTCCAAGTTACAGTCCCAGTTGGGTATACCAACCATGCCATGCAGACCAGCCCTTTGATCATTTCCATAATGCGACAAGTAGAATACTCTAACAGCCTTAAACTGGTTGATCTTGGGGCAAAAACCAAAGTCCCCATGATACCTCTTGAAAGCCCTTTGGCTTTCACAATCCGGAAGAGGCATATACTCTCCTGTAATGGGATTTAATACGTGAAATAACGATGATCCGTATACTATCTTTATGATACAACAAGTAATCGATGACTTGATTCACGTACACAAAGCAAGCCATTACAGGAATTGACGATCTGAAACTGAAACCGTTGGTCGACAGGCTTGGCAGTAGCCGTAGAGCCTCCATGGCAACTTTTGAGGCGTCGCctatgctttgttttttttgtgtttcaaaaattgTCTGAGAGAATACAACTCcaagaacaaattataaaatctcgGAAATTAGTCAAACCTAAGAGGATGTATTAGAAAaatgagttttgttttcttaaaaaataacactaaaTTTTTTGACAAACCAAGGTGAATGTCCGACGTCTACCATccattgtttttccttttgtgaCAAAAGGGACCAAAGGGCTCAAACAAACAAAGC from the Populus nigra chromosome 1, ddPopNigr1.1, whole genome shotgun sequence genome contains:
- the LOC133703610 gene encoding phosphatidylinositol 4-phosphate 5-kinase 6-like is translated as MSIENIGIIKAWEAKLRKSQATKKKKNNSVFLTMMSAAVAHVDDDDPPCKEPVYHAEKALCNGDFYTGLWLDNLPHGHGKYLWTDGCMYLGEWYKGKTMGKGKFGWFSGATYEGDFKGGYMDGRGTFTGSSGDAYRGYWVMNLRHGQGTQSYANGDCYDGDWRRGSQDGHGRYQWNTSNRYIGQWKSGLMNGNGTMIWSNGNRYDGFWQDGLPKGNGSFRWSDGNFYVGFWSKDPNEQNGTYYPSGSASGSLDWDPQEVFLDLNDCKISTCEKMSIFPSQKMLNWSGVLDQGNANPVKGNGGEGRLRRISVDGRLSNYSVASLDGCDVYSGGVDGDLRDVDEGFGNLQVEELDPKISKWRTQPVKKQGETISKGHKNYELMLNLQLGIRHSVGRPAPAISLDLKSSAFDPKEKVWTKFPSEGSKHTPPHQSSEFKWKDYCPVVFRTLRKLFNVDAADYMLSICGNDALRELSSPGKSGSFFYLTNDDRYMIKTIKKAEVKVFLRMLPAYYNHVRSFENTLVTKFYGLHCVKLTGPNQKKVRFVIMGNLFCSEFSIHRRFDLKGSSHGRMTSKPESEIDPTTTLKDLDLNYIFRLQKSWFQEFCRQVDRDCDFLEQERIMDYSLLVGLHFREASYKESLTPPRTSGVRTPTGIRTPTGVRTPNGLRTPTGLHSPTGMGDETESGAPRLSRVDLDKLFIDPTRWASIKLGINMPARVEKTARRRDGEAQLIGEPTGVSYEVVLFFGIIDILQDYDISKKLEHAYKSMQYDPTSISAVDPKQYSKRFRDFIFRVFAEDA